A region of Zeugodacus cucurbitae isolate PBARC_wt_2022May chromosome 5, idZeuCucr1.2, whole genome shotgun sequence DNA encodes the following proteins:
- the LOC105215584 gene encoding peptide transporter family 1 isoform X3 produces MADLIESVAAAECAEIAQQEQNNKRSEKRPTEYPKSVAFIISNEFCERFNYYGLRTILVLYLTTKLHYDKDTATVLFHIFSMLVYLFPLVGAIIADSWLGKFRTILYLSMVYALGGVIVSLGAIPPLQLPVKEITILGLTLIALGTGGIKPCVSAFGGDQFRMPEQAKQLATFFSLFYFAINAGSTISTTITPILREDVHCFGDKNCFSLAFGVPAILMLLSVVIFVAGRKLYVVKPPAGNMIFGVSKCISDAIGAWRRERKSNPRKHWLDYAEAKSGQKMVADTKVLLKILTLFLPFPVFWALFDQQGSRWTFQATRMNGETFGYVIKPDQMQVVNPLLILGMIPLFTYVLYPILAKIGIKRPLQKLTLGGLLAAIAFLLSAFLEVKLNEVDPAPLPEMSANVRIYNGMPCAYRFNTELPHHPSVVEPLDLWELKALSVPKPISYPFNATSADKRCKDISGTFRLTSGKEMSYFLNAGGVQEFMDSTAKTKLGNPMVRVLLNVPAEDSAFTLTDAVETAVPLMLRNATQVVNVVHGESDLQVANTKIATIDTKGGGVYALMVQGNLKDGYTSKTHVITPPNSIHIMWQLPQIIVITAAEIMFSVTGLEFSYTQAPPSMTSVLQACWLLSVSIGNMLVVVIAELKFFESQAAEFALFAGLMIVDMFIFILLTIPYKYVEHGEDPEANQVVVAPNNPKQREAERETYIGNRGNGHMNEAYEGER; encoded by the exons ATGGCTGATTTGATTGAAAGTGTGGCCGCGGCTGAGTGCGCGGAAATCGCTCAACAGGAGCAAAACAATAAACGATCGGAGAAACGG CCGACGGAGTACCCCAAATCGGTGGCTTTCATTATCAGCAATGAGTTCTGTGAACGCTTCAATTATTATGGCCTACGCA CCATACTGGTGCTGTATCTCACCACGAAGCTGCACTATGACAAGGACACGGCGACGGTGCTCTTTCATATATTCTCCATGTTGGTGTATTTGTTTCCGTTAGTCGGCGCCATTATTGCCGACAGCTGGTTGGGTAAATTCAGAACGATACTCTATCTGTCGATGGTGTACGCCTTGGGCGGCGTGATTGTGTCGCTGGGCGCCATACCGCCGCTGCAGCTGCCTGTGAA AGAAATCACCATACTCGGCCTCACATTGATCGCACTCGGCACTGGTGGCATTAAACCGTGCGTCTCGGCATTCGGTGGCGATCAGTTCCGCATGCCCGAGCAAGCCAAGCAGCTCGCCACATTCTTTTCGCTTTTCTACTTCGCCATCAATGCCGGCTCCACCATCTCGACCACCATCACACCCATACTGCGTGAGGATGTGCATTGCTTCGGCGATAAAAACTGCTTCTCGCTGGCTTTCGGCGTACCGGCCATACTCATGTTGCTCTCGGTGGTGATTTTCGTTGCGGGTCGCAAGCTCTATGTGGTTAAACCACCAGCTGGCAATATGATATTCGGTGTGTCGAAGTGCATTTCCGATGCTATTGGTGCTTGGCGGCGCGAGCGAAAGTCGAATCCACGCAAACATTGGTTGGACTATGCAGAGGCGAAATCTGGTCAAAAGATGGTCGCCGACACCAAAGTATTGTTAAAGATTCTAACGCTGTTTTTGCCGTTCCCCGTCTTTTGGGCACTCTTCGATCAGCAAGGCTCACGTTGGACGTTCCAGGCGACACGCATGAATGGCGAAACCTTCGGTTATGTCATCAAACCCGATCAAATGCAGGTCGTCAATCCGCTACTCATTCTTGGCATGATTCCACTATTCACCTACGTGCTCTATCCGATTTTGGCTAAGATTGGCATCAAGCGGCCCTTGCAAAAGCTCACACTTGGCGGTTTGCTGGCTGCCATTGCCTTTTTGCTCTCCGCTTTTCTGGAAGTCAAACTGAACGAAGTTGATCCGGCCCCACTGCCAGAAATGAGTGCCAATGTGCGCATTTACAATGGCATGCCTTGCGCTTACCGCTTCAACACGGAGTTGCCACATCATCCGAGTGTCGTGGAACCATTGGACTTGTGGGAGCTTAAGGCCTTATCAGTACCGAAACCAATCAGTTATCCATTCAATGCCACCTCGGCCGACAAACGCTGCAAAGACATCTCCGGCACCTTCCGTCTGACGTCTGGCAAGGAGATGAGCTACTTTCTCAACGCCGGTGGCGTGCAAGAATTCATGGACTCAACGGCCAAAACGAAGCTGGGTAATCCCATGGTGCGCGTGCTTTTAAATGTGCCTGCTGAAGACAGCGCCTTCACGCTGACCGATGCCGTGGAGACCGCAGTGCCGCTTATGCTCCGCAATGCCACACAAGTGGTGAATGTGGTGCATGGCGAGAGCGATTTGCAAGTGGCGAATACGAAGATTGCCACCATCGATACAAAGGGTGGCGGTGTTTATGCGCTGATGGTGCAAGGCAATCTCAAAGATGGTTAT ACCTCTAAGACCCATGTTATAACGCCGCCCAACAGTATACACATTATGTGGCAATTACCGCAAATTATTGTCATCACAGCTGCTGAGATCATGTTCTCCGTCACAGGTCTGGAGTTCTCCTACACACAGGCGCCACCGAGCATGACATCCGTGCTGCAAGCCTGCTGGCTGCTCTCCGTCTCCATTGGCAATATGCTGGTggtggttatagccgaattgaAATTCTTCGAATCACAG GCCGCTGAATTCGCGCTCTTTGCTGGCCTCATGATTGTTGACATGTTCATCTTCATCTTACTCaccattccatacaaatatgttGAGCACGGCGAGGACCCAGAGGCCAACCAAGTCGTGGTTGCGCCCAACAATCCAAAGCAGAGAGAAGCCGAGCGCGAAACTTACATCGGCAACAGAGGAAATGGCCATATGAACGAGGCTTATGAGGGAGAGCGCTAA
- the LOC105215584 gene encoding peptide transporter family 1 isoform X4, with translation MVSSVLKISEKAPTEYPKSVAFIISNEFCERFNYYGLRTILVLYLTTKLHYDKDTATVLFHIFSMLVYLFPLVGAIIADSWLGKFRTILYLSMVYALGGVIVSLGAIPPLQLPVKEITILGLTLIALGTGGIKPCVSAFGGDQFRMPEQAKQLATFFSLFYFAINAGSTISTTITPILREDVHCFGDKNCFSLAFGVPAILMLLSVVIFVAGRKLYVVKPPAGNMIFGVSKCISDAIGAWRRERKSNPRKHWLDYAEAKSGQKMVADTKVLLKILTLFLPFPVFWALFDQQGSRWTFQATRMNGETFGYVIKPDQMQVVNPLLILGMIPLFTYVLYPILAKIGIKRPLQKLTLGGLLAAIAFLLSAFLEVKLNEVDPAPLPEMSANVRIYNGMPCAYRFNTELPHHPSVVEPLDLWELKALSVPKPISYPFNATSADKRCKDISGTFRLTSGKEMSYFLNAGGVQEFMDSTAKTKLGNPMVRVLLNVPAEDSAFTLTDAVETAVPLMLRNATQVVNVVHGESDLQVANTKIATIDTKGGGVYALMVQGNLKDGYTSKTHVITPPNSIHIMWQLPQIIVITAAEIMFSVTGLEFSYTQAPPSMTSVLQACWLLSVSIGNMLVVVIAELKFFESQAAEFALFAGLMIVDMFIFILLTIPYKYVEHGEDPEANQVVVAPNNPKQREAERETYIGNRGNGHMNEAYEGER, from the exons CCGACGGAGTACCCCAAATCGGTGGCTTTCATTATCAGCAATGAGTTCTGTGAACGCTTCAATTATTATGGCCTACGCA CCATACTGGTGCTGTATCTCACCACGAAGCTGCACTATGACAAGGACACGGCGACGGTGCTCTTTCATATATTCTCCATGTTGGTGTATTTGTTTCCGTTAGTCGGCGCCATTATTGCCGACAGCTGGTTGGGTAAATTCAGAACGATACTCTATCTGTCGATGGTGTACGCCTTGGGCGGCGTGATTGTGTCGCTGGGCGCCATACCGCCGCTGCAGCTGCCTGTGAA AGAAATCACCATACTCGGCCTCACATTGATCGCACTCGGCACTGGTGGCATTAAACCGTGCGTCTCGGCATTCGGTGGCGATCAGTTCCGCATGCCCGAGCAAGCCAAGCAGCTCGCCACATTCTTTTCGCTTTTCTACTTCGCCATCAATGCCGGCTCCACCATCTCGACCACCATCACACCCATACTGCGTGAGGATGTGCATTGCTTCGGCGATAAAAACTGCTTCTCGCTGGCTTTCGGCGTACCGGCCATACTCATGTTGCTCTCGGTGGTGATTTTCGTTGCGGGTCGCAAGCTCTATGTGGTTAAACCACCAGCTGGCAATATGATATTCGGTGTGTCGAAGTGCATTTCCGATGCTATTGGTGCTTGGCGGCGCGAGCGAAAGTCGAATCCACGCAAACATTGGTTGGACTATGCAGAGGCGAAATCTGGTCAAAAGATGGTCGCCGACACCAAAGTATTGTTAAAGATTCTAACGCTGTTTTTGCCGTTCCCCGTCTTTTGGGCACTCTTCGATCAGCAAGGCTCACGTTGGACGTTCCAGGCGACACGCATGAATGGCGAAACCTTCGGTTATGTCATCAAACCCGATCAAATGCAGGTCGTCAATCCGCTACTCATTCTTGGCATGATTCCACTATTCACCTACGTGCTCTATCCGATTTTGGCTAAGATTGGCATCAAGCGGCCCTTGCAAAAGCTCACACTTGGCGGTTTGCTGGCTGCCATTGCCTTTTTGCTCTCCGCTTTTCTGGAAGTCAAACTGAACGAAGTTGATCCGGCCCCACTGCCAGAAATGAGTGCCAATGTGCGCATTTACAATGGCATGCCTTGCGCTTACCGCTTCAACACGGAGTTGCCACATCATCCGAGTGTCGTGGAACCATTGGACTTGTGGGAGCTTAAGGCCTTATCAGTACCGAAACCAATCAGTTATCCATTCAATGCCACCTCGGCCGACAAACGCTGCAAAGACATCTCCGGCACCTTCCGTCTGACGTCTGGCAAGGAGATGAGCTACTTTCTCAACGCCGGTGGCGTGCAAGAATTCATGGACTCAACGGCCAAAACGAAGCTGGGTAATCCCATGGTGCGCGTGCTTTTAAATGTGCCTGCTGAAGACAGCGCCTTCACGCTGACCGATGCCGTGGAGACCGCAGTGCCGCTTATGCTCCGCAATGCCACACAAGTGGTGAATGTGGTGCATGGCGAGAGCGATTTGCAAGTGGCGAATACGAAGATTGCCACCATCGATACAAAGGGTGGCGGTGTTTATGCGCTGATGGTGCAAGGCAATCTCAAAGATGGTTAT ACCTCTAAGACCCATGTTATAACGCCGCCCAACAGTATACACATTATGTGGCAATTACCGCAAATTATTGTCATCACAGCTGCTGAGATCATGTTCTCCGTCACAGGTCTGGAGTTCTCCTACACACAGGCGCCACCGAGCATGACATCCGTGCTGCAAGCCTGCTGGCTGCTCTCCGTCTCCATTGGCAATATGCTGGTggtggttatagccgaattgaAATTCTTCGAATCACAG GCCGCTGAATTCGCGCTCTTTGCTGGCCTCATGATTGTTGACATGTTCATCTTCATCTTACTCaccattccatacaaatatgttGAGCACGGCGAGGACCCAGAGGCCAACCAAGTCGTGGTTGCGCCCAACAATCCAAAGCAGAGAGAAGCCGAGCGCGAAACTTACATCGGCAACAGAGGAAATGGCCATATGAACGAGGCTTATGAGGGAGAGCGCTAA